The Citrus sinensis cultivar Valencia sweet orange chromosome 4, DVS_A1.0, whole genome shotgun sequence DNA segment TTGAATTGCAATTCCTAATGGGCAAAAAGAATGGGCTTACCTTTCCTTTAAGGTGGCAATTATAGCAGTATCATTTAGTGTATCAAAATACTATATGAATATGCTTCTTACTGTATATATTTCCAAATTATGGCTGATGTGATAGAgagaatttataaataataaaaaaagaaattcaccATGCCGAATGTGGTCGCAGTGGAATGTTAGaaatcaaaattcatttttttttcccaaatcaCATCTTCCAATAAACTAAGCTTTCACGACATACAATATGCACGTTGACAAGTTCTTGACACCAGTTGcccaacaaaatcaaataaattattaaaaatatccaattatacaaaatatttaagtatCATACATTCAtatctacacacacacatatgcaCATACTTAAGGGGCCCACTTTTCACATAAACCTGCCACATGGCCCAATATCATTCTGCCGGCCCATTAGAGCCTCCACCCTCCCttaaaaatcttttctctCACTCAAATTCTTCCACTCCGCCCTGATATCCTCCTTCACAGCCGCCGTCGCAATGCAGCCATCCGCCGAAGACACTGCCGAAGATCCCGACAATCTGAGCTTCACTTCCACCACCACGAACTCAGGCTCAGAAACCACGTGGACAACCTCCAGCAGCAACCCGTCCTCCTCGACTCCCTCCGCCGCCAAAACGCACCACGCGCCGCCGAGGTGCAACGACGACCCGTGCTGGAAAGCAATCAAGGAAGCAACTTCCGAaggcaacaacaacaacaacaacaacccaTTAACACTAAGCGACCTGCGTTTCGTTCACCGCCTGGGCAGCGGCGACATCGGCAGCGTGTACCTCGTTCAGCTGAAGAGCAAGAACAGTAATAATGGGTGCTTCTTTGCCGCCAAAGTGATGGATAAGAGAGAGCTTGTGAGTAGGAACAAAGAGAGCAGGGCAAGGATAGAAAGGGAAATATTGGAAATGTTGGATCACCCCTTCTTGCCCACGTTGTATGCCACGTTGGATTGTCCCAGGTGGTCTTGTCTGTTGACCGAGTTCTGTCCCGGCGGCGACCTCCACGTTCTCCGTCAACGCCAGCCCGACAAACGTTTTCATGAATCTGCCGTCCGGTAAGGACCCTCCAAAATTTTTACATTGCATGCGGAGTGCATGGTTAAGTTGTAAGAATGGCCGTTAATTTATCACTCAACTTAGCTCCCTCAATTCTCAGTGCTAAAGAAATTTCTAATTTGTCGTATTCTGCATGTAATTTTGCCACCATTTTacattacaatattaaattgatatttcaCTCGTGCTCTCCGTGGTAAATTCGTCATTTAGTCAAGTGAAAACTGAAAAGTTTCATTTTGGACAGCATAATGTTATCCTGTGGACCCGTTTGCACGAGATTGCAGCCTCTTTTAGGCACTTACCACGCGATTTTGTCGCGCGTGAATAGTGCGTTCAGTCAAATCTAATCAAAATCACTACTCTTCGAAATGGGGCccagtatttttttttttggcactttcccttttttttcattgtttggAACAATCATACGGCATTCAATCAATGATACAGTTCAAATTATCTTTTTGACCGTGATTGAATGTGCACGCCACGCGCTCTTATTATACGCATGGGGCTTGAACTATCATTTACTCGTTTTGGTGTAATTTTCAGGTTCTATGCATCTGAAGTAGTTGTTGCTCTGGAGTTCCTACACATGATGGGAATAATATACCGTGATCTGAAGCCTGAGAACGTGCTCGTGAGATCGGACGGTCAGATCATGCTGACAGATTTTGATCTATCATTAAAAGGAGACAATTCAACGTCAACGGCCCAGCTTGTGTCTGATCAAAGCCCACCAACCGGCGATCAGCAACCCAACGACTGTGCCGTTGATCAACCTCCATTTGGCAACTCTTCATGCATCATACCCAATTGCATAGTGCCAGCTGTCTCATGCCTCCATCCGAGGCGGAGACGCAAAAAGAAATTGGGAAACCGTGGGACCCCCGAGATAGTGGCGGAGCCACTTGATGTAAGATCAATGTCATTCGTTGGGACCCACGAGTACTTGGCCCCAGAGATTGTATCGGGTGAGGGACATGGGAATGCAGTGGATTGGTGGACGTTGGGAATATTCATATTTGAATTATTCTATGGTACGACACCGTTTAAGGGCATTGACCATGAGTTGACCCTGGCTAATGTTGTGGCTCGAGCCCTTGAGTTCCCTAAAGAACCATCTGTGCCCGGACCGGCTAAGGATTTGATCGCACAACTTCTTGTTAAAGATCCCACAAGGCGAATGGGGTCTAAAATGGGGGCCACAGCAATCAAACgtcatcaattttttaatgggGTTAATTGGGCATTGTTGAGATGTGCAAAACCGCCATTCATTCCCCGACCGGTCACTTGTCGAGATCTTACAACTACCAATAGTAGCATTGATAATTCAATTGAGTATTATTAGGTTCTACACTTACATAtctcttattaaaaattacactTATGTTATAAGATGAGAGTATATTATTATCAATACGAGATCTTTTACAATGATGTAAAACTTACGACATTAAAAGTTGTAGGCTTTACGTTTTGTGAAAATCTCGCATGTATAGCTATACTGTCTTATAACATAACAAATCTCATtgtttgctttatttatttatttgtttgtttgttttgtaaaagaatttatattaCACATTCAAACAAAATTGTGAAACAACTGTGTTCAATGTTGGAAAGtaatttgtttataatatgtataatagAAAACAAACTTGTTGATGAATGAgctaaaaatattacaaaagtaCTAACATGTTGAACTTTTTATCATGTCATGGGGCATAATCTGATGGGTTGTTGGGCCAATCGGTAGATTATGGTGTTAGCTATAAGCTATTATACAAAATCAAGCCCAACTTTACTTCAACTTGCATTGTCATTTTTGTCaatttcccccccccccccccctcccccccaaaaaagaattgttcatagattttctttcttctgagaagaaattgtttataaaataaaacgatataaatatataatggtccctttatatttatattttaatatttttctataaatttatcaaatatgttttttattattttcattttcaaatacGACATCAAAAATAAACtactaaatatatttttaaatttactaaatattaattatatctatgtcataaaataaatacaaaaacaccatttaagaaaataatataaacgTACcctaagtttttctttttcagtttttgAGTTATATCATCATTCATCTTGGCAAATACTAAACCATACAAAGAAATTGGCCATTAGATAAGAGCAGCGTTGCGACTTGTCAACATTAAATGAGCATCCCCCTGTCTCGAAAAAGGGAGTTAATGTTCCTttcattttatgtatttaattattctctaCGCAGTTCTTATTATATACTTAATTATTCTCTACATAGTTCTTATTTGAGATTAAAATTGggtaactatattttaaaagctatAGTGCtaagtaggggtgggcacgggTCGGGTTGATAGCCAACCCGACCCAACCCGCATATAGAACGGGTTGAAAAAAttcaacccaacccaacccattACATTTTTCAACCCAACCCGACCCAACCCGCAACTCTGCGGGTTGGGTCGGGTTGGGTTGATTGGGTTGGGCTTTTGAAAAAACCCATTTTTAttgtctaaataaaaataaaaaaataattaaaaaaattaaaagaaacacaaatactaaaattctTACAACAAAtccaatatttcaaaatttagcaatcaaattattagtacataactaatgaaaaaaaagtacataaatttaaaatcttgttTAATACAAAACATTAAAGTCCAAAGAGTGAAATTATAAGTCTTCCATACATAGGAAGAGAGTTTTCCCGAAACCATTGCTACACCAACCAATAGGAGTGTAATGAAGATCAGTCCAATGACATCAAAATCCAGATCAATCCAAATTAATGACATCAAAATCTGATGCCAATCTTGAATctatataacaataaaaataaaaatattaggcatatatgatataacaaataaatacaaggaaaatataaatagaataaaaataaaaatcataatataaatatttacctGATGTAATTGATTCATAAAATGCCATATCTTCAACCGAAGATGTATCCTCTTCTACGGCAATACGAGAAGAACAAAGCCAATTTTGCCCACATATTAAGCTCTCTACCATTTTAGGACTCAAAGAAGCTCGAAATGGATCAAGAATGCGTCCTCCTGTACTGAATGCAGACTCAGAAGCAACTGTAGATATTGGGATTGAAAGAATGTCTTTGGCTATATTAGACAAAACTTTATACTTCCCACCATTTACCTTCCACCAGTTcaacaaatcaaatgaatcatcaaagcaATTTTCACAATcatctaataaatatttgtccacttcatttttcaactctaCACCATCCTCTTCCAGCtgcttctttttccattttgaaaGTTTTGCTACCTTGGCTAGTCTATAATCAATAATAtcactttttttctctaaCTCGGATGGACAAATGACAGCATTAACAGATTGGTTTTGGCTACCACTATCACATCTAGAGTTATTATTTGTGTAAAAATCATACAAAGAAGATAATAAGCCCTTAATCACTTTTATGAGCTCACACACAACATTTTCATCATACAACtcctcaaaacaaaatttcacaaaactCAATTTATAACGCGGATCAAGCACAACAGCAACAATTAACAACTTATTTAGAGTGTTGAGGGAACCCCAATATTTGTCATACTTCTCTTTCATCTTCTTGGCCATTGCACTGAAATAAGAATCATCACTTACTATCAATCCTTTTAAATTTGACTCTATAGAATGCATCTCATGAAAATACAAATGTGATGTAACAGACAAAGAAgcactaaatttttttgtaatttcatagaaattctccaaaaaattattcaacacACTTGCATTCACCCAATCTATATGTTCCGGTGGCccaatccttttttttccacCCTCTTTCTCTTCAAAATAGGATCTATAAAATCCATCATCATCCTCCAATCGTTCAAAAGCTTTTTGATATACAAGAGCACTCTCTAACATCAAataggtggaattccacctagTAGGAACATCCATCACAACAATACATTTATAATCAAGTTTTTCATGCTCAACACATTTTCTAAACCTTACTAATCTAGCCGGTGATGATCTTACATATTTCACAGCATTGCGAATGCTAGAAACAGAATTATTCATCTCTTTCAACCCCTCAGtcacaatcaaatttataatatgtgCACAACATCTAACATGAAGGTAATCACCATTCAACACAAGCCCACCCCAATTATTtagcttcttttttaaataagaaatgacCAAATCATTCGAACTTGCATTATCAACAGTAATTGTAAACACTCTATCAATACCCCATTCAAGCAAGCAAGACTCAATCAATTTTCCAATTGTATCTCCTTTATGATCATCGATCTGGCAAAAGTTTAATATCCTTTTATGAAGTTGCCactcatcatcaataaaatgGGCTGTAATAACcatgtaattcaaattttgtattgAAGTCCAACAATCAGTTGTTATACAAACCCTATACTTATTACGAGCAAacacttttttcaaattattcttCTCATTTAAGTACAACTGATACACATCTCTAGCAACAGTTCTCCTAGAAAAACGATCAAGTTTTGGACAAGCTTTGCTCATAAATTTCCGAAACCcttctttttcaacaaaacTAAAGGGCAATTCATCAATAATTATCATCTCAATGCATGCTTTTCTAATGTCCTCTTTGCTACAAGATATTGCCACAAGATTACTGCCACCACCAGTTGTGTTATCCTCAAACACCaaggttttttgttttaaatcaaCTTTCCTATCAGCATAGGCTGTGCATGCTGCCAAGTGATTCCATAAAGTACGGGTCCCAATAAATCTAGAATGATACGCATACACTTTAGAACAGTAGTTACACTTACATTTTGTATCATTCTCTAATTTTGTGTAATGTTCCCATACTTTTGACGCTTTTCCACCTTTTCCATTGCCTGCATTTGTATTAATAGCACTATCAGTTGTACTTTGAGTTGTTGAAGGTGTAGAGATATTAATTCCTGGATTACTGGATGAATTTGCTTCCATCTACAAGGAAAAAATTCCAGGCCAAGAATATTGTTATTAtcctattaataattaacaaataatcaaaaaaataacaaatagtGGTCACAGCAAGCTTAAAGCTCTTTTATTAATACATTTAACCATGTTTGGAtactacaataaataaatatgattaaaataattttatgaaaaaaaaaatccatcgGAGATAGAATACATATGTGAATTTGAGAGCATGACTAGTTAATAGTAATACTGAATATATTTCTGCAGAACAATGCCCAGGAGATGTTTGTCGAAAAGCTTTTTCCCTAAGattgtaataataacaattattttatttatgttaatcCGATTGTTGATTAAGCTTGACACCATCATAACAACCAAAATTTGACCaacttttatcaataaaaaaatattataaagcaCCAAATCATGAAATCAAATGACCAACttgtttcaaaataataataaattagtaaaatagaaagaagaaagaaccTAAGCATGTGACGATGTGTAGTTTGAGCAATTTGAGCAGCTTTTCAAGAAACGTTGAGTTGTGATGTTGTTGTGTTCTATGCGCGAGCAGATGAGCAGCTGCAGCTGTTctttaaacaagaaaatttgaGTTTAGGGTTCAGAGAAGTTgctaaatatatattcatatatacGGGTTGACGGGTCGGGTTgggttaaaaatttacaacccGACCCAACCCGCAAACAGTGCGGGTTGAAAATTTAACAACCCAACCCGACCCGTAAATTTTatcaacccaacccaacccgcAAAAATTCATACGGGTTGGGTCGGGTTCACGGGTTGGGCGGGTtggtgcccacccctagtgcTAAGGTTATGTTTGGGAGCAGGACAAAGTATAAGATTAGACTAATTGTtgtgtaatatatttaaattaactattttaaaaaacaaatttcaaattgaaattttcagtTGACATGAATTTGTTGAATGGGTCTTGAAACCAACGTGAAATACATTATTCGTGGCTGATTTCCTGTGATTCGTGGCTGATTTTTTTTGCAACAAATCAGAGGTTGAATTGATCATTGATAATGGCAGATTTGATGCTTGAATCAAGGAAACACACGTTGGCTTTCAAGTATAAAATGGATGAGTGAAATGACTTTGTGGAATAGCGAACttatttcctttccttttcatttCCTTCACTGCAACCTTGTCAACATTCACTTTCTTCACAGAAATCATTCCTTTTTCCTCACTGTTCTTGACTGGGAGTCTGCCTTTATATCAGTGAGTCGTTGGATCCTAGAAGACAAGACTGCTGTAATTCCTTTACGCACCAGGAGATCATCCTCGAAGGGGCTGAATTTGTCTTTAAGGACAGTGCTATGCACGCCTCGACCACCAGCTGTTGGTGTTCTTTCaacattctttctttttttttttttgccggTTCTGAGAAATTGTTGGTTTGAATTCAATAGCTTTGCTTAACTGCCGAGACAGATTTGTGTTTTGTACAAGTGGCTGGCTTCTTCAGTttgtaatattaattgttCTGATCTCATCGTCATATTACaacatttttcttatcattttttgaTAGGTCCCAGTCAAAGCGTTAATAATAGTTGTTCTGTTCAGGGTAAGAACGACCACAAAAGTTGAATTTGAGTAATATTGAATGCCCCCCTTTATTCATGAGTActggagcttatttatagtaaaAGAAATACAGCAAAACAACTCAACTAAACAACCGAAATTGTAGGCTAAGATAACAACCTTGACTCAACAACTAGCTAAATATCCTAACTAGTAGggtaacaaaataaaataaatcaataacaaTTCTCCACCAAGTCGGCAACGATCTCCCGAAGATTGCTCCAGACTTATCCTTTTCCTCCAGACTTATCCTTTTACTACTTGCATGTTGCATGCATAATTCCATTATGCTTCACGTGTAACCTCCATACCTAGTGCTTGGCTTTGATACTCTTGACGTATCGTATCAATACCCTCCCCATGAAGTGGACCCTTATCCTCAAGGGTCATGTGTGGAAATGGTTGCTGTAGCACTGCCGTGTCTTCCCAGGTTGTTCtcctttgttttcttctccaagTAGTTCCTCTGCAACTTCTTCACAAGTGATCTCGTTGGTGTTGTTGTAGCTCTCGAGAAGTAGAAGTTGAGGCCCTTGACATTTATGACCCGCAGTGAACCGTTCGTTGCAAGTGAAACACAGTCCCTGTGCTCGTCGTCGTTGCATTTCATCCCACGGTAATCTTTTGATAAGTGCGGTTGGTGATGCTCGAGTAGGTGATGGTGCGCGGTTGGAGGGTGGCTGCCACAAGAATTTCTTCTGTCTTGATAGTTGATCATCCTTCATGCGGGCCAAGCTAATTGTTTCCTTCAGTGTTCTTGGTTTGAACATGCGGATTTCCTCGGATATCTCTGGCTTTAATCCTCCCATGAATGTACCCACGAGGGCTTTCTGTGTCCAGCCATGAACTCGGTTGCCAAGCCTTTCAAATTCCCTTTGGTAATCACGAAGGGAACCTGTTTGTCTCACTCTAGACAAGGCTTCATCAAAATCTTCACACTCTGTAGGACCAAAACGAGCCCAAAGttcttttgtaaaaattttccaTGTCACAACCCGTTCTTCTTCGCGGTAAGCTTGTCGTAGCCATTGCCACCATTGGTTGGCCTCTCCCTCAAGGTGGAAGGATGCTAACGATACTTTCTGGTCATCCGTTGTGTCTTGGTATTCGAAGAACTGCGTCACTCGATTAAACCACTCGGTTGGATCATCTCCAGAGTAGCGTGGAAATTCTAATTTCGGGATTCTGGATGAAAGATTTTGTCGTCCACCTTCATTCTTCTCACGGTTTGGGCGTGATGAGTCAATTTGATCACGAGTACTGTGACTTGATGCTCCTTTGGATGCCATAATTGTTTCGGTCAATTTGTTGAGTGTTTTTTCCAAGTGTTGTAACTTGCTACTCATTCCAATCTCCATTCGTTGCAAGCCATCCTGCAAACTGCCAAGTCCAGCTTCCAAGAGTTCGATTCTCTCTTTGTTAGTTGCCATTGTTAAgcccgctctgataccaattgataGGTCCCAGTCAAAGCGTTAATAATAGTTGTTCTGTTCAGGGTAAGAACGACCACAAAAGTTGAATTTGAGTAATATTGAATGCCCCCCTTTATTCATGAGTActggagcttatttatagtaaaAGAAATACAGCAAAACAACTCAACTAAACAACCGAAATTGTAGGCTAAGATAACAACCTTGACTCAACAACTAGCTAAATATCCTAACTAGTAGggtaacaaaataaaataaatcaataacaaTTCTCCACCAAGTCGGCAACGATCTCCCGAAGATTGCTCCAGACTTATCCTTTTCCTCCAGACTTATCCTTTTACTACTTGCATGTTGCATGCATAATTCCATTATGCTTCACGTGTAACCTCCATACCTAGTGCTTGGCTTTGATACTCTTGACGACCTTCGTATCGTATCATTTTTCAAGACAAATCCAAGATGGCTTCCTCGAATGTTCTGCCTTCTACTCCAAATCCGATTATGGTCTCCTCATCTTATCTAATTACTGCAGCCATTACGACAACCACGAATTTGCTAgacatataaaaaatagagCCATTCAATGGAGACCATTTCAAGCGGTGGCAAGCAAAAATTCATGACGTTCTCGATATGCACAACTTGGCCGACTATATGAAATTATCTCCCCCAGAACAAGGATGTGAAGATTATgagaacaaaatgaaaatatggaCAACAAATAACAAGGTCCGCAGGTACACAATTCTAAATGCTCTTTCTCGCAACCTTTATGACATCTATTACCCTTGCAAAATTGCTTCTGAAATATGGGACCACCttagtaaaaaatatattacagaTGAGGCTGGATCCCAGCAATATTTATTGGGgattttttttgcattttagaaTGGTGGATAATAAACCTGTTACAGACCAAATCCATGACTACCACCTATTAGTTAATAACCTTAAAAGTGAGGGTATTGAACTTCCTGAGAGATTTTTGGCTAGTTGTTTAATTGAGAAGCTTTCTGaatcatggagtgattatatCAAAAACCCAAAACATAAGAACAAACCAATGAGCCTTGAAGACATAATTGTGCATATAAAGATTGAAGAGCATAATAGGCTTAGAGATATGGCTAGAAACTTGCATTCTAATGCAAATGTAATTAAGACTAAGCCTCAACCTGAGTATAGATTGAATAATCCCAACAAGAAATATCTGAATAAAGGTAAAAATCTCATTGCTAAAAAGAAAGGTCACTGTTATGTTTGTGGAAGAATTGGACACTATGCCTATCAATGTAGAAATAAAGCTCAGAAGAAGGGAGACAACAAAAATCCTCTTAAAGCCAACTTGGCTGAAGGAGATGAAATTATTGTTGATGTGGTTGTCTCCGAAGTGAAAATGGTTGTTGGAAACAATGATTGGGTAATTGATTCTAGAGCCACCAAACATATATGTGGTGACAAgaactcatttttttattatactcTAATAAGGGAAggagaagaattttttttccttggtgATTCCCAGTCTACATCGGTCTTAGGCAAAGGAAAAGTTCTTCTCAAACTTATTTCTAGGAAAACCCTCTCATTGAGTAATGCTCTCCATGTTCCAGAAATTCGATACAACTTGGTGTTTATTTTTGTACTGGGTAAGGCTGGGGTTAAAGTGTCTTTTGAGAGACAAAATTGTAATGACAAAGAATGAGGTATTTGTTGGGAAAGGTTACTGTTCTGGGGAACTCTTCAAGCTTAATGTACtgaatattatcaataatgaa contains these protein-coding regions:
- the LOC102615976 gene encoding serine/threonine-protein kinase D6PKL2-like is translated as MQPSAEDTAEDPDNLSFTSTTTNSGSETTWTTSSSNPSSSTPSAAKTHHAPPRCNDDPCWKAIKEATSEGNNNNNNNPLTLSDLRFVHRLGSGDIGSVYLVQLKSKNSNNGCFFAAKVMDKRELVSRNKESRARIEREILEMLDHPFLPTLYATLDCPRWSCLLTEFCPGGDLHVLRQRQPDKRFHESAVRFYASEVVVALEFLHMMGIIYRDLKPENVLVRSDGQIMLTDFDLSLKGDNSTSTAQLVSDQSPPTGDQQPNDCAVDQPPFGNSSCIIPNCIVPAVSCLHPRRRRKKKLGNRGTPEIVAEPLDVRSMSFVGTHEYLAPEIVSGEGHGNAVDWWTLGIFIFELFYGTTPFKGIDHELTLANVVARALEFPKEPSVPGPAKDLIAQLLVKDPTRRMGSKMGATAIKRHQFFNGVNWALLRCAKPPFIPRPVTCRDLTTTNSSIDNSIEYY